From a region of the bacterium genome:
- a CDS encoding Mrp/NBP35 family ATP-binding protein, which yields MAPLRDACYEALKTIKYPGLSRDIVSFGLINELTVEGKKAVVKIVLTTPDTSISKTLGGEIREVLHKVSGIDDVEVYAQHLPPKSPQIGGHGTPGVPAEPLVPGVKHIVAVASGKGGVGKSTVTVNLALAMAQLGYKVGIMDSDIYGPSLPMMVGIEEAPYVAEGKLVPHEKFGVRLMSIGFLIPTDQALIWRGPMVMGAVEQLLKDVHWGELDFLFVDMPPGTGDAQLTLSQKVKLSGAVIVTTPQNLALLDAKKGVAMFQKVEVPILGIVENMSYFHCPNCNTRTDIFSNGGGRREALRLGVPFLGEVPLNAGIREAGDNGEPVVVAQPESHTAEVFRNIAKSVANLCK from the coding sequence GTGGCACCATTACGCGACGCTTGTTATGAAGCGCTCAAAACCATTAAGTACCCTGGATTAAGCCGCGACATCGTGTCGTTCGGTTTAATCAACGAATTAACCGTCGAAGGGAAGAAAGCGGTTGTCAAAATTGTTTTAACCACACCCGATACTTCGATTTCAAAAACATTGGGGGGAGAAATTCGGGAAGTTCTCCACAAGGTGTCCGGTATCGATGACGTGGAAGTGTATGCCCAGCATCTGCCGCCGAAGTCGCCGCAGATTGGTGGACATGGCACCCCGGGAGTACCCGCGGAACCGTTGGTGCCGGGTGTTAAGCATATTGTTGCGGTTGCTTCCGGGAAAGGTGGCGTCGGCAAATCCACTGTTACGGTGAACCTTGCTTTGGCGATGGCGCAGTTAGGGTATAAAGTCGGCATCATGGATAGCGACATTTACGGGCCATCATTGCCTATGATGGTCGGCATCGAAGAAGCGCCCTATGTCGCCGAAGGAAAATTAGTTCCCCATGAAAAGTTTGGTGTTCGGTTGATGTCGATTGGTTTTTTAATCCCCACCGATCAAGCGCTCATCTGGCGCGGGCCGATGGTGATGGGAGCGGTCGAACAACTATTGAAAGATGTTCACTGGGGTGAGCTCGATTTTCTCTTTGTCGATATGCCGCCCGGAACCGGCGACGCACAATTGACCTTATCGCAAAAAGTGAAGCTCTCTGGAGCGGTAATCGTTACCACACCGCAGAATCTCGCATTGCTCGATGCGAAAAAAGGGGTTGCGATGTTTCAGAAAGTGGAAGTCCCGATTCTTGGAATCGTCGAGAATATGTCGTACTTCCATTGTCCGAATTGCAATACTCGTACCGATATTTTCTCGAACGGCGGTGGGCGTCGTGAAGCTTTGCGATTGGGTGTGCCATTCTTGGGCGAAGTACCGCTGAATGCCGGGATTCGTGAAGCTGGCGACAACGGCGAACCAGTGGTGGTCGCGCAACCAGAGTCGCATACAGCGGAAGTATTCCGCAACATCGCCAAATCGGTCGCCAACTTATGTAAGTAA